The following is a genomic window from Prunus dulcis unplaced genomic scaffold, ALMONDv2, whole genome shotgun sequence.
GCAAGGAACACATACATGAgcatattttcaaaataatttcagCACCTTCATATCTGTGTATTTGGCCTAATTTTGTGGCTCTTTACCCTAGATCACCATGATCTTCTCTTTTATAACACCCTAGGGCCGTGACTACATTGGTCACACCTCATTACCTCTTTTGATTAGTTACCAATACCCCCAaacttatttcttttcaacacTTGGGTAATGGCACTAATGATTCACTTTTGCTCCAAAAACCTTGCTTTCTTTATAACTCTCTTTTGAAGATAACTTTAATTGCTCATAGAATAAGTAAGAATAAGAAAACAGAGGTTCATTATGGTAGGAATGGTTTACACAAAGAGAGGCTTAACGTAGGCTCAAATGGGTTGACTAGGGATGAATACATGTAGAGGGATGGTTAGAAAAGCTCAAACGGTTCAAACATGGCCTAAATCACTTCCTAAGCATTGTATGGCAACAAAATGTCTCAAGAGATATTCAAATAAGTTCTAGAGTACGAAACCAAGATCATGAGATAAGTAGAATTGCATAACGTCTCCAAGTAGCAAGAAATTGGACTAACTCGGCAAAGTGCTCAACAAGTGCAAGGATGGCATGCAAGACAGAGTTAACTCAAAACCACACAAAGTCCTTAAACAATGACTATCAATTTCTGAGAAACCATATTAGTATTAGATCCAAGTCTTATCATAGGTGTTTGGAAGGATAACAAAACAAGACACAAAATCCTGCGTTTTTGGCCATTAGACAcactcaaaatttcaaaatttgacaatttgaaacaacataactaaaatttgacaatttgaaaCAACATAACTAAATCCTTCCCCCCAAACTTAAATGAaacattgtcctcaatgttTAGAGTGTAAGAAAAAGCAATGCCTcataaatgaaagaaagaagacaaGGGAAAGACATAACCAAAGGTTAGAGTTCAGAAAAACTCCCCTTTGAAGCGATTAGGACGCAAGCAAGCTTCCTCGCATATTCTATCTTCTCCTCGACACCTTGGGTTGCCTCCCAAGAAGCGCTAAGTTTCATGTCTTCAGCCAGACATCCAACTTTCTATAGTGAATGGGGGGGGTTTGGGCTCAATCGACACCTCATGCAATGCAAGAGAGTTCACCAagcttgttttccttttccatttcttccttgctgcttttcttttccttttctgtttatgAATAGAATCACAATGAATTGTAGGAATGATTGGAATATTCACATTTCCAAATTTGGGCAGCCCCTTCTTGTGTGTGGGAATTGGAGCATTGAACATGTGGGCTGCCCCCTGCTCCTCCTTGTCTCCTTTTTTCAGCAAGCATGATTCTACTGAATAAGGAAGGCCATCAAATCTCTCTTTCCCTGGATTACCAAATActtcaatttgaaaacaatCTTGTACAACATTTGGCTTCAGGGCATCAAACACTTTGAAGGCAACAGTTTCTCCATTAACGGTCATGGTGAGAGTGCCTTGCTCTACATCAATCTTGGTCTTAGCAGTAGCCATGAAGGGTCGGCCAAAGATAAGGGGCAATTCATTGTCAAGAATTGGTGCTTCTTCCATCTCCAAGACTAAGAAATCAGCTGGCAAGATTAAACCTTCTACGTTCACCAAAACGTCTTCTAGAATGCCCTTGGGGTACCGAATAGTTCTATCTGCCAATTGAATGCTCACAGTTGTGGCTTGCAACTCACCAAGGTTAAGTTTCTCATAAACATGATATGGCATAAGGTTAATGGATGCACCGAGATCAAGCAAAGCTTTTGGAATCTTGAAATCACCAACAATGCAAGGTATAGAAAACGAACCTGGATCCTTTAGCTTTGGAGGTAGCTTTCTTTGTAAGACTGCACTTACCTCTTCACTCAATGCAACTTGTTCATGCTCTTTGAATCTCCTCTTGTTAGTGCATAGATCCTTCAAAATTTTTGCAtactttggaatctgagcaATAGCATTGAGCAATGGGATGTTGATTTGCACCTTTTTGAATGTTTCCATTATCTCATCCAAGCCTTGATCTTTCTTTGACTTTGATAACCTGCTGGGAAAGGGTGCAATAGGCCTAAAAGcattagttgaaattggaacTTGATTAGCATTAGATGATACCTTAGGGCCTGTGCTCTTTCCAGGAGCATTGATGGACTGTTTGTTGGAAGCTGTGGGCTGCCCATGTGGTGGCTGAATGATCTCCACGTTTTCTCCATCTTTTTGCTCTTCATTGGCATCTCCAACCTTATTATCAACTTGTTTACCACTTCTCAAGATGTGTACTGCTTTAGCATGCTCTTGATGCCTTGGATTCACCTCCGTTTGGCTTGGGAAAGTTCCAGATGCTCTATTGCTCATGGAGGATGCAATCTGCCCAACTTGCACTTCTAGTTTGTTCACTGCATTTTGAAGGTTCTGATTGGTTTGCATTTGTTGCCCCATGAACTTCTTGAACATGTCTTGCAATTCTCCCATTTGATCACCCCTTTGCTCTTGCACTTGTTGGGGAGCTTGCTGGAATTGCCTTTGTTGTGTTTGGAATCCTGGGGGGGGTCCTTGAGATTGTTGCACATTTGGATTGTTGTTCCACCTGAAATTAGGATGATTTCTCCATCCCGGATTGTACGTGTTTGAATAAGGATCATTTTGAGGATTCCTTGCTTGAAGGGCATTTGCTTGTTCTAGCATGTGCTCAGCAAAAGATTGGTCTTGAACTTCCACTTTGTTTCCTAGAGGGCCAGTCACTGCCTGTTGAAGCAAAGAACACATAACATCAAGTTTTGCAGCAATCTCATTATTTGTACTTACCTCAGAGACCACAGCTTTCATAGGAGCTCCTCTTCCTTTATTGTGGCTCCATTGTTGAGAGTTAGCACTCAAGGATTCAAAGAGAGTAAAAGCCTCATCTGCTGTTTTGTTCATCAGTCCTTCTCCACTTGTTGCATCTACCATCATCCTTTCGGAATCTAGCAAACCTTCATAGAAAGATTGCATTTGCATCCAACTCTCTATGTTGTGGTGTGGGCAAGAACTTATCATCTCCTTGTACctctcccaacattcatgaaaAGCTTCTCCTTCCTTTTGTGTGAAACCAAGAATTTCCTTTCTAATCTTGTTAGTCTTTTGAGCCGGAAAGAATTTCTGCAAAAACTTATTAGAAAGCTCTTCCCAAGTATGAATTGAAGCATTAGGCAAAGAGTATAACCAAGACTTAGCTTTATCTTTTAAACTGAATGGGAATAGCCTCATCTTAATTTGCTCATCATcaaggttttgaattttgatcgtAGCACATATTTCAAAGAATTGCTTAATATGCATATAAGGATCCTCAGTGGTATTACCAtaataagttggaagaagatgaatcaTACCACTTTTAAGCTCAAACCTGTCAACTGTGAGTTGAGGATAGACAATGCACGAAGGTTGATCGGTGACTTTGGGAATGGAAAACTCACGCAGGGGTTTTCTTGGTTGGACAACAAGCGCACCACCTCCTTCATCATTGTTGTTGTTCGGAATCTCTGCCATGTTGCTTGAACCTTCAGATTCGTAACTTTTAGATTCAGCGCTTGAAGAACTATAATTCCTCCTCAAACCAGCACGTACAGCAGCGGTTCTTGGTGAAAGTGGCTCAGGAGAACTTTGCTCCTGGTCAGATTCGGACATGCACACACCAAGGAAGTCAATTCAGTGCTTTCAATGGAGATAAAACTAAATACAAAACTGAAtactaaaagaaaaaccaatgaaaagaaacaaatgaaacaaacaaaaacaaaacaatcaaagtAATCTAACTATAGCACCATCGTTATCCCCGGCAACGGCGCCAAAAACTTGTTGAGCCAattcttaacaactaaaatgagttattaaaaacagcaactttaattctcgcaagtgcacgaaccgcttatagtatagcttatgtaaatacgaggtcgatcccacggagaatggtaacttggttccaagttaaattacttagaatgctagaaaaacataaaacaaagaaactgacTAACTAGCTAAAGGCAAGGTCGAATTCAACAATGCCTCTTGCTAATTACTCAAGGTCTAGGACAGAATCCTAGCACCACACACGCACTCGAAATGggggggttttgttgttgaaatgaaaagaagaaagtgaaatgaaagtgctcGAAAGTAAACACTGGCAGCAATCAACAGATTGTGAAACACTAATTGAGAGGTGTTAGAGCCTTGGAATCCAccactagttttcctatccaagttatgaatgcatagaaattgactcaagcttcatcaacaatagattatcgcatacaagcctatggtatctaggtgcaggatgcatgattctcctaaggcatgtgattatgcatggtatctacacaacacgtgatctctaatatgcaacctaagcatggtatctacttagaataaagcatacaagagtcattaagctccttgagaatatgataatcacacaagtcctagaacatggtatctgtcctagtcaacctatggttattaaccccttgaatgattcttaggccattcatgtgttgcttgtgaaaggagagtagaattggtgaatctaaaccccttcccaacctgtgctagatgcataaaatcctagttagctactccaagaaaacatacatcaagcacataataaactggagattaacaacttgataacaaaagcaaggaaatcaattaactataaaatcatccataacattgaatattcatgactagggcttcatcctaagccctaactaaatggattagttagacataactatgaatacagaaaataagaaatacatagataggataaagagaggagaagaactagATGATGGCAGCAAGGAAGTTCCCAGGATAAGCTCCAAGCTCCAagctcccttctctctttgtggtgaatctgaatgtgtgtatgagagtaatggatgaagtgaatgtgtgtgtctgaCTTCTATATCTCTCCTCCTCCCCTTTGAATGAGTGTGcagctctctatttatagagtgccAATTTCGTCCTCCCCTCTACCTGGTGAAACACACCTCTCTTAGCTGCTCCTAATTGCCTAAGCTGCCCAATAAatgccaactgctccagctgcccaaAATGTCAATTGCTCCAGCTGCCCAATAAATGCTTTGGTGAATTATTCTTGGTCTCTTTATGACAAgcttgacttttgttcatctttagCTGCTCCTAATTGCCTAAGCTGCCCAAAAAGTCAATTGCTCCAGCTGCCCAATAAATGCTTTGGTGAATTATTCTTGGTCTCTTTATGGCAATcttgacttttgttcatctttctgaCTTCCCAAGCTGATTTGTCTCCCATGTGTGGCTGCTTTTATGTGTagcacatggctctagggatgtagccacattaaatgtgatggcagccaacTATGACTTTTCTGTGAACTTGGTTGAGACTTTGATGTGCTGAAGGCTCCAGCTTtatccaattgggctgaactttggatatgttataatagacaCCCATTGAAACAACTTCTGtcaaggatgtctcctcatccGACCTGTGTAAATTGCTGaaatgaggcctgcaagatgacctacgaaactggactgtggttcaaattggttttgtctttaagcccatattcctcttgtgccacACAGCCATTAAGATGCATGAAGTGTGTCAAATGTCATCCCCTTGCTGtcttaacctacaaaacacacaaacataggtaagagactcaaaataaagagaagctaaacaaaattactaagaaaagaaggcatgcaaatgtgtgaaattatgacctTATCAACTACTAAGATAATATGAAATGGCATGGACGAATACCATCTACATATTCTGATTAACGTAAAATCATAATCAACGTTTGGCTTGTACAATATAAGACCAACCACTAAAGCTGGGAaactaagaaaaagaaagaaggattAACATCAAAAGACTCCCTGAAGGTTTAGGATCATTCTCAATATGAGCTCTcgagtttcaatttcatcaattaacACCCTatggttttcaaatttgacCAATTTAAGCCTTCCGTTAAGTTTACCGTTTGGTCAGACATTAACTGATGACGTATCCATTATGGGACCCACCCACTaatcaatccaaaaaaaaattatacaaaaataataaaacaacatttaaaaaaaaacctgtaAAAAACCTAAGAGTTGCAGAGAAGATCGATAGCTTCCATCATCTTCGACTCAGATTTCGACCCCTTCCTGTGGAACTCCTGCTTCGGCCTCTTCGGGACAGTCATGGACCCGCCGACGGTGGAGTCAAGATCATCAGGGAGTGGGCAGTGCTAGAGAAGACGTCAACGATGTGCAATGAAGAAGagcaaaaaaacataaaaaattgaatttcgCTGCAATTTAATGGGCAACCTCTGGAATTGGTCTTGAACAAAATCCCATGTTGAATATTTGAGAATCTTGTATATGTTCCCAATTTTCTCTCATGTAAATCTTTGGGTCTACTTGTTCTTGCTTTTTACTGGATTCGAAGTGCCTCTGGGTGggttttttgatattttgcttactgggttttctttgtttgattCGGGGGAGCGAATGGATGGATTTAATGGAACTCTTTGGAAATTGATGTTCATGGATGGCCATAAACCTGTGAGGtgtgttgatgcgaaaaagtggttcggTACTTTTGGGATCAACTTAGTGATGTATGGGCTTTCGAAAAGCTCTGGACCTCGGTAGAGCGATTGATCTGCAAGATGAGAAAACACTTCGTAAGACCTAGAGCACCGGTATGGTACctgccgaaggctctccgatgcttaagtgaGTTCGAATTTAGTAACAATCTGGAAAGAGCGATGGCTTAGTATGCTAAAAGTTCCAGTTACCTCCATTTTGGGACTTGTGCCCCTTTTTATAAGTCTTGGGAGGTGTGCATGTTGTGTAGAATTTCGAGTGGGATTGTAGACATTCGCTGTGGGTACTCCACATGGCCAAGGGATGCATTCATCTTGACCTTGCCATTGGCAGTCTAGGGTGCCGAAAGCTACCTTGCCGATGCTCCCTTTTGTCTACCGATCTTGCCATTATTGGTCCATTGATTCTAGTACAAACATGAGTCCCCCAAGTTCCCAATTGAGAGAGCTTCTTAGTTGGGGACTTGCTTTTATCTTCGGTGGTTCTGGCTTGCCAAAGGCATAACCGATTCTTCCGTTTGTTCGCGGGGCACCATTTTGTGACCTCATAGTAGCCGAGTAGCCTGGGCCTCTCTTAGGAGGGATGGTCTCTTTGTGTGAGGCATCCTTTAGGTGTCCCAAGGGTCACCAAGTATCGTTGTGCCGTTCGGTAACCATGTCCTTCCGAACTACATAGCCTGGCTTGTTGATGTGTTTGTTCCGATACTATAGTCATCGCTTGAGCTTCCGTATGTGGCGTGCGCATTGGGAAATGGAATTGACTGCACAGGACGACTCTTAGTCTTCTGCGCCCAGCATGCAGGCTGCCTCTGCGCGTGATTGGTGCCACGTGTCAGAGTGCACGTGCGAGGCAGAGTCATTATGAAACCGGTTGGATTTTTAGGGTGTACCGGTCGATTCTCCTCTCTATAGATAGGAGTGACTCTGGATGGAGGAGTCACTTGCTTTGTGAGAGTGATTCGAGAGCTTTGAGAAAAGGCGATTTTTGGCAACTACCTTTTGTAACCTAGGCAATTTCTGGCAACTATCTTGCGGCAGAGCGATTTCTAGTGACCTTTTGCCATCGTGATAACaaggtattttattttgtcattCTTCTGTTCAGATCAAAAGCACCTCCTTGGCATGAACTATACTGAATGTTCGGTAGTCTAGTTGCCGGAGGTAGTGATATCCATAGGTATTCATAGTTTGATCTCCTTGCATGGCATTTAGTTTCCTTCTCTTTGTTTGTAGATGTCCAATAGCGAGTCTCAATATGATAATGAACCCAACGCATTCAATGGAGAGTCATCGGACGATCAGAGGGATTTGGCTAGCGAGGCACTGAGCTTTGACAGTGCTGATAGTGAAGACGCCGAAGTCGAGATCATTGGCGAACGGGTTAAGGCCGTGCCCTCATTCGGCAGGGGACGGTCTTTCTAACGGGTATGTTGTGCTGTTGGTCGTAGTATCGTGCGACGTTGATTGAGGCAGCATGAGCCAGTACTGCGAGTTTCTAATGAGGGATACACGTGTGCCGGATCAGCATGCCAGCTATAAGTCAGAGACCTCCACATTGGGCCGTGGAGATGTCGCGGTCGAATTTTCTTCTTAGCCTGTGGTAACTGTGGTCCAGTAGAGGAACCCCTAGGTGCCGATGGGTTGACCCAGGGAGCACTTATTTGGTGTGGACTATCTAGAACCGAACAAAATTACA
Proteins encoded in this region:
- the LOC117613378 gene encoding uncharacterized protein LOC117613378, whose translation is MSESDQEQSSPEPLSPRTAAVRAGLRRNYSSSSAESKSYESEGSSNMAEIPNNNNDEGGGALVVQPRKPLREFSIPKVTDQPSCIVYPQLTVDRFELKSGMIHLLPTYYGNTTEDPYMHIKQFFEICATIKIQNLDDEQIKMRLFPFSLKDKAKSWLYSLPNASIHTWEELSNKFLQKFFPAQKTNKIRKEILGFTQKEGEAFHECWERYKEMISSCPHHNIESWMQMQSFYEGLLDSERMMVDATSGEGLMNKTADEAFTLFESLSANSQQWSHNKGRGAPMKAVVSEVSTNNEIAAKLDVMCSLLQQAVTGPLGNKVEVQDQSFAEHMLEQANALQARNPQNDPYSNTYNPGWRNHPNFRWNNNPNVQQSQGPPPGFQTQQRQFQQAPQQVQEQRGDQMGELQDMFKKFMGQQMQTNQNLQNAVNKLEVQVGQIASSMSNRASGTFPSQTEVNPRHQEHAKAVHILRSGKQVDNKVGDANEEQKDGENVEIIQPPHGQPTASNKQSINAPGKSTGPKVSSNANQVPISTNAFRPIAPFPSRLSKSKKDQGLDEIMETFKKVQINIPLLNAIAQIPKYAKILKDLCTNKRRFKEHEQVALSEEVSAVLQRKLPPKLKDPGSFSIPCIVGDFKIPKALLDLGASINLMPYHVYEKLNLGELQATTVSIQLADRTIRYPKGILEDVLVNVEGLILPADFLVLEMEEAPILDNELPLIFGRPFMATAKTKIDVEQGTLTMTVNGETVAFKVFDALKPNVVQDCFQIEVFGNPGKERFDGLPYSVESCLLKKGDKEEQGAAHMFNAPIPTHKKGLPKFGNVNIPIIPTIH